One window of Papio anubis isolate 15944 chromosome 10, Panubis1.0, whole genome shotgun sequence genomic DNA carries:
- the ZDBF2 gene encoding DBF4-type zinc finger-containing protein 2 isoform X3, which produces MQKRQGYCSYCRVQYHNLEQHLFSAQHRSLTRQSRRQICTSSLMERFLQDVLQHHPYHCQESSSTQDETHVNTGSSSEVVHLDDDFSEEEEEDEDKIEDEDATEERPSEASEPIEELHSRPHKSQEGTQEVSVRPSVIQKLEKGQQQPLEFVHKIGAGVKKCNLVDIGQATNNGSNLVRPPVIYNAPASCLSESFNDRPVTTNTTGLPAAAHLDSVSKCDPNKVDKYLEQPDGASRNPVPSSHVETSSFSHQKPKESNRKYLRMNSDKLVLWRDVKSQGKTLSAGLKFQERMGTKGSLRVKSPSKLAVNPNKTDMPLNKGIFEDTIPKHHEEFFSNMDCTQEEKHLVFNKKAFWEQKCSVSSEMKFDCSSLQSASDQPQETAQDINLWKEERIDQEDNYESRGSEMSFDCSSSFHSLTDQSKVSAKEVNLSKEVCTDVQYKNNTSYVSKRSSDCGDILHLVTNQSQMTVKEISLQNARRISLVDQSYESSDSETNFDCDASPQSTSDYPHQSVKEVSLSKEVHIGLVDKNYGSSSSEVSADSVFPLQSVVDRPPVVVRETKLRKKAHSGLVDNYGSSCSETSFDCDVSLESVVDHPQLTVKGRNLKGRQVHLKHKKRKPSSAKARFDCDVSLGTVADESQRAVEKINLLKEKNADLMDVNYESHGLVMGFHTGAQLVADQPQVAEIEPQKVDVDLENKSVQSSSSSLSSDSPASLYHSAHDEPQEALDEVNLKELNIDMEVKSYDCSSSELTFDSDPPLLSVSEQSHLDAEGKERHIDLEDESCESDSSEITFDSDIPLYSVIDQPEVAVYEEETVDLESKSNESCVSEITFDSDIPLHSGNDLPEVAVKEVIQKEEYIHLERKNDEPSGSEISLDSYAPRHSVTNSPEVAVKKLNPQKEDQVHLENKENEPIDSEVSLDYNIIFHSVSGHSEDPIKKINLHTKEHMYLENKSGFETSLDSDVPLRPATHKPEVIVKETWLQREKHAEFQGGSAEFSGSKTSLDSSIPHYSVTESQVAVNKINRKKQYVLENYDKCSGSEIILDSNVPPQSMTDQTQLAFLKEKHVNLRDKNNKSGDSEITFDSEQLQEAVKKIDQWKEEVIGLKNKINEPSTSKLIHDSDVSVQSVADQPKVAIKHVNLENENHMYLEVKNSQYRCSEMNLDSRFLVQSIVNRPQITILERDHIELEGKHNQRCGSEISFDSDDPLQSVADQLRETVKEISLWKDEEVDMEDRNEAKGFEIMYDSAVLQPVAGQPEGVVKEVSLWKEHVDLENKIVKPTSTKINFDSHEPLLSVTNKIQGVNKERNLLREERVCLDDKGYVPSDSGIIYVSNIPPQSVIKQPQILQEEHASLEDKSSISYIPEESSDSSDSFQAAADELQKSAKEINLWKEDHIYLEDKSYKLGDFDVSYASHIPVQFVTDQSSVPVKEINVQKKNHNNLESKNCEVCGSKIKCDSCVRLQSEVDQPQVSYKEADLQKEEHVVMEEKTGGPSDSEMMYDSDVPFQIVVNQFPGSVKETHLPKVILVDLVPSDSDYEVISDDIPLQLVTDPPQLTVKDINCINTECIDIEDKSCDSFGSEVRCSCKASTPSMTNQCKETFKIINRKKDYIILGEPSCQSCGSEMNFNVDASDQSMTYESQGPDEKMAKYIDSEDKSSGYNGSKGKFNLGDTSHRTTHRLQKARKEAKLRKDPRNAGLKGKSCQSSASAVDFGASSKSALHRRADKKKRSKLKHRDLEDVRCEPDGFEMNFQCAPPLLSDTDQPQETVKKRHPCKKVSFDLKEKNRDSQSSCVPKVDSVRNLKKAKDVIEDNTDEPVLEALPHVPPSFVGKTWSQIMREDDMKINALVKEFREGRFHCYFDDDCETKKVSLKGKKKVTWADLQGKEDTAPTQALSESDDIVCDISDIDDLSVALDKPCHRHPSAERPPKQKWRVASQRQTAKISHSTQTSCKNYPVMKRKIIRQEEDPPKIPPAGAEELSSATANPPAKRPVPVRASCHITRRKKRSDESYHGRKRSPAGPVRAYDLRSSSCLQQCERRMTRLANKLRGNEIK; this is translated from the exons TTCAACACAAGATGAGACACATGTGAATACTGGGTCATCATCTGAAGTGGTGCATTTGGATGATGATTTttctgaagaagaagaagaggatgaGGATAAGATTGAGGATGAGGATGCTACTGAAGAGAGACCCTCCGAGGCTTCAGAACCTATTGAAGAGTTACATTCCAGACCTCATAAATCTCAGGAAGGCACACAGGAGGTTTCAGTTCGACCATCAGTTATTCAAAAACTGGAGAAGGGACAGCAGCAGCCCTTGGAGTTTGTTCATAAAATTGGGGCCGGTGTGAAAAAATGTAATCTAGTAGATATTGGTCAGGCTACAAATAATGGAAGCAACTTGGTACGCCCGCCAGTGATTTATAATGCTCCTGCTAGTTGTTTATCTGAAAGCTTTAATGATAGACCAGTTACAACTAATACAACTGGTTTACCGGCAGCAGCTCATTTGGATTCAGTTAGCAAATGTGACCCAAACAAAGTTGACAAATACCTTGAACAGCCAGACGGGGCCTCTAGAAATCCTGTGCCATCATCCCATGTAGAAACTTCTTCATTTTCACATCAGAAACCTAAAGAATCAAATAGGAAATATTTACGCATGAATTCAGATAAGTTGGTTTTGTGGAGAGATGTAAAATCTCAGGGTAAAACTTTGTCAGCTGGCTTGAAATTCCAGGAACGCATGGGTACTAAGGGCTCCTTAAGAGTTAAATCTCCTTCCAAATTAGCAGTAAACCCGAATAAAACTGACATGCCTTTGAATAAAGGAATCTTTGAAGATACTATTCCAAAGCACCATGAGGAATTCTTTTCTAATATGGATTGTACCCAAGAAGAAAAGCACTTGGTTTTTAACAAGAAAGCCTTTTGGGAACAGAAGTGCTCAGTGAGTTCTGAAATGAAGTTTGATTGTAGCTCTCTTCAGTCAGCATCTGATCAGCCCCAAGAGACTGCACAAGACATAAATCTTTGGAAGGAGGAGCGAATTGACCAAGAAGATAACTATGAATCTAGAGGTTCAGAAATGAGTTTTGATTGCAGTTCCTCTTTTCATTCACTGACTGACCAATCTAAAGTGAGTGCCAAAGAAGTAAACCTTTCCAAGGAAGTATGTACTGATGTACAGTATAAGAATAATACATCTTATGTTTCTAAAAGAAGTTCTGATTGCGGTGACATTCTTCACTTGGTTACGAACCAATCCCAAATGACTGTTAAAGAAATAAGTCTTCAGAATGCAAGGCGTATTAGCCTGGTTGACCAAAGCTATGAATCTAGTGATTCTGAAACAAATTTTGATTGTGATGCTTCACCTCAGTCCACTAGTGACTACCCTCACCAATCTGTAAAAGAAGTAAGCCTTTCTAAGGAAGTGCACATTGGTTTGGTTGATAAGAACTATGGTTCCAGTAGTTCTGAAGTAAGTGCTGATTCTGTTTTCCCACTGCAGTCAGTGGTTGACCGACCCCCGGTGGTTGTCAGAGAAACAAAACTTCGGAAGAAGGCTCATTCTGGCTTGGTTGATAACTATGGATCGAGTTGTTCTGAAACAAGTTTTGATTGTGATGTTTCTCTTGAGTCAGTAGTTGATCATCCCCAGCTGACTGTCAAAGGAAGAAACCTGAAAGGTAGACAAGTCCACCTAAAACATAAGAAGCGTAAACCCAGTAGTGCTAAAGCACGTTTTGATTGTGATGTCTCACTCGGGACAGTTGCAGATGAATCCCAGAGGGCCGTTGAAAAGATAAATCTTCTAAAGGAGAAGAATGCTGACCTTATGGATGTGAACTATGAATCCCATGGTCTTGTAATGGGTTTTCACACCGGTGCTCAGTTAGTGGCTGACCAGCCTCAAGTAGCAGAAATAGAGCCTCAGAAAGTGGATGTTGACCTTGAGAATAAGAGTGTTCAGTCTAGCAGTTCTTCTCTAAGTTCTGATTCTCCGGCTTCTCTTTATCATTCAGCTCACGATGAGCCTCAAGAAGCTTTGGATGAAGTAAATCTTAAAGAGTTAAATATTGACATGGAAGTTAAGAGCTATGATTGCTCCAGCTCTGAGTTGACTTTTGATTCTGACCCGCCTCTTCTGTCAGTTTCTGAGCAGTCTCATCTGGATGCTGAAGGAAAAGAACGGCACATTGACCTGGAAGATGAGAGCTGTGAGTCAGATAGTTCTGAAATAACTTTTGATTCTGATATTCCTCTTTATTCAGTAATTGACCAACCTGAAGTAGCTGTTTATGAGGAAGAAACTGTTGATCTGGAAAGTAAAAGTAATGAATCTTGTGTTTCTGAAATAACTTTTGATTCTGATATTCCTCTTCATTCAGGAAATGATCTCCCTGAAGTAGCTGTTAAAGAAGTAATTCAGAAAGAAGAGTACATTCACTTAGAAAGGAAGAATGATGAACCCAGTGGTTCTGAAATAAGTTTGGATTCCTATGCCCCTCGTCATTCAGTGACTAATTCTCCCGAAGTAGCTGTTAAAAAGCTAAATCCTCAAAAAGAAGACCAGGTACacttagaaaataaggaaaatgaaccTATTGATTCTGAAGTAAGTTTGGATTATAATATCATTTTTCATTCAGTGAGTGGACATTCTGAAgatcccattaaaaaaataaaccttcacACAAAAGAGCACATGTACTTAGAAAATAAGAGTGGTTTTGAAACAAGTTTGGATTCTGATGTCCCTCTTCGGCCAGCGACTCACAAACCTGAAGTAATTGTCAAAGAAACGTGGCTTCAAAGAGAAAAGCATGCTGAATTCCAAGGTGGAAGTGCTGAATTCAGTGGTTCAAAAACAAGTTTAGATTCTAGTATCCCTCATTATTCAGTAACTGAATCTCAAGTAGCTgttaacaaaataaacagaaagaagcaaTATGTTCTAGAAAACTATGATAAATGTAGTGGTTCTGAAATAATTTTGGATTCTAATGTTCCACCTCAGTCAATGACTGACCAAACTCAGCTAGcttttttgaaggaaaaacatGTTAATCTGagagacaaaaacaataaatcagGTGATTCTGAAATAACTTTTGATTCTGAACAACTTCAGGAAGCGGTTaaaaaaatagaccaatggaaggaAGAGGTTATTGGCCTGAAAAATAAGATTAATGAACCTAGTACTTCTAAATTAATACATGATTCTGATGTTTCTGTCCAATCTGTGGCTGATCAACCCAAAGTAGCTATTAAACATGTAAACCTTGAGAATGAAAACCATATGTACTTGGAAGTTAAGAACAGCCAATATCGTTGTTCTGAAATGAATTTGGATTCTCGTTTCTTGGTTCAGTCAATAGTCAATCGACCTCAAATAACTATTTTGGAGCGGGACCACATTGAGCTAGAAGGTAAGCACAATCAACGTTGTGGTTCTGAAATAAGTTTTGATTCTGATGACCCTCTTCAGTCAGTGGCTGACCAGCTGAGAGAAACCGTTAAAGAAATAAGCCTTTGGAAGGATGAAGAAGTTGACATGGAAGATAGGAATGAAGCTAAGGGTTTTGAAATTATGTATGATTCTGCTGTTCTTCAGCCAGTGGCTGGCCAACCTGAAGGAGTAGTTAAGGAGGTCAGTCTTTGGAAAGAGCATGTTGACTTGGAAAATAAGATTGTCAAACCTACCAgtactaaaataaattttgattctCATGAACCCCTTCTGTCTGTGACTAATAAAATTCAAGGggtgaataaagaaagaaatcttttgaGGGAGGAACGTGTTTGTCTGGATGATAAGGGCTATGTGCCCAGTGATTCTGGAATAATTTATGTTTCAAATATCCCTCCTCAGTCAGTGATAAAACAACCCCAAATTTTGCAAGAGGAGCATGCCAGTCTGGAAGATAAGAGCAGTATTTCTTACATTCCTGAAGAAAGTTCTGATTCCAGTGACTCTTTCCAGGCAGCAGCAGATGAGCTTCAAAAATCTGccaaagaaataaatctttggaAGGAAGACCATATTTATCTGGAAGATAAGAGCTATAAATTAGGTGATTTTGATGTAAGTTATGCTTCTCATATTCCTGTTCAGTTTGTGACTGATCAATCTTCTGTGCCTGTCAAAGAAATAAACGTGCAAAAGAAGAATCATAATAATCTAGAAAGTAAGAACTGTGAAGTCTGtggttctaaaataaaatgtgattcttGTGTTCGTCTTCAGTCAGAAGTTGACCAACCTCAAGTGTCTTACAAAGAGGCAGACCTTCAGAAGGAAGAGCATGTTGTCATGGAAGAAAAGACCGGTGGACCTAGTGATTCAGAAATGATGTATGATTCTGATGTTCCTTTTCAAATAGTGGTTAACCAGTTTCCAGGGTCAGTCAAAGAAACACATCTTCCAAAGGTGATACTTGTGGATCTGGTGCCCAGTGATAGTGATTATGAAGTAATTTCAGATGATATTCCCCTTCAGTTAGTGACTGACCCACCTCAGTTGACTGTCAAAGATATCAACTGTATAAATACAGAATGTATTGATATAGAAGATAAGAGCTGTGACTCTTTTGGTTCTGAAGTCAGATGTAGTTGTAAAGCCTCTACTCCCTCAATGACAAACCAATGCAAAGagactttcaaaataataaaccGGAAGAAAGACTATATTATTCTGGGAGAGCCAAGTTGTCAGTCTTGTGGTTctgaaatgaattttaatgttGATGCCTCTGATCAGTCCATGACTTACGAGTCACAAGGACCTGATGAGAAAATGGCGAAATATATTGACTCAGAAGATAAGAGCAGTGGATATAATGGTTCTAAAGGAAAATTTAATTTGGGAGACACTTCTCATCGAACGACTCACCGACTGCAGAAAGCTCGCAAAGAAGCCAAGCTTCGGAAAGATCCAAGAAATGCTGGCCTAAAAGGTAAGAGCTGTCAGTCTAGTGCTTCTGCAGTGGATTTTGGTGCCTCTTCCAAGTCAGCGCTCCATCGAAGGGCCGATAAAAAAAAACGTTCAAAGCTAAAACATAGAGATTTAGAAGATGTGAGATGTGAACCGGATGGTTTTGAGATGAATTTTCAGTGTGCTCCCCCTCTTCTGTCTGATACTGATCAGCCTCAAGAAACTGTTAAGAAAAGACACCCTTGTAAGAAGGTGTCTTTTGACTTGAAAGAAAAGAACCGTGATTCCCAGTCAAGCTGTGTTCCCAAGGTTGATTCTGTAAGGAACCTGAAAAAAGCAAAGGATGTCATAGAAGATAATACTGATGAACCAGTTCTTGAAGCCTTACCTCATGTACCTCCTTCATTTGTGGGGAAAACATGGTCTCAGATAATGAGAGAAGATGACATGAAAATTAATGCTCTTGTGAAGGAATTTAGGGAAGGTCGTTTCCACTGTTACTTTGATGATGACTGTGAGACCAAAAAAGTttctttgaagggaaaaaaaaaggttacctGGGCTGACTTGCAGGGTAAGGAGGACACTGCACCAACTCAAGCTCTGTCAGAAAGTGATGATATTGTCTGTGATATTTCAGATATTGATGACTTGTCAGTGGCCTTAGATAAACCATGCCATCGTCATCCTTCAGCAGAGAGGCCTCCTAAGCAAAAGTGGCGTGTGGCTTCTCAACGCCAGACAGCGAAAATCAGCCATAGTACTCAGACCAGTTGTAAGAATTACCcagtgatgaaaagaaaaataattagacaaGAGGAAGACCCACCAAAAA TTCCACCAGCTGGTGCTGAAGAGCTGTCGAGCGCTACGGCAAATCCTCCTGCAAAGCGACCTGTGCCTGTGCGGGCTTCTTGCCACATCACACgaaggaagaagaggagtgaTGAAAGCTACCATGGCCGAAAGAGAAGTCCTGCTGGACCTGTGAGAGCATATGATCTGAGAAGCTCATCTTGTTTACAACAATGTGAAAGAAGGATGACTCGGCTAGCAAACAAATTGAGAGGTAATGAGATAAAATAG